A genome region from Arachis duranensis cultivar V14167 chromosome 8, aradu.V14167.gnm2.J7QH, whole genome shotgun sequence includes the following:
- the LOC110274816 gene encoding zinc finger BED domain-containing protein RICESLEEPER 2-like, with protein sequence MPPPHTGFELSSKIFKLLNEWGIEKKIMTLTLDNVSANDTCQDHLKNGLKFAHDVLDKIRKSVKYVRGSESRMIRFKECVSAIPDLNFTSGLHLDVTTRWNSTYIMLESAIKCRKAFEYLKATDHAYKYCLSVDECGRAERICEFLYPFYETTNLISGTSYPTSNLYFLQVYHIQCVLMESLRSEDELLRSMGEKMMNKFKKYWEKYSVILAFGAILDP encoded by the exons ATGCCTCCTCCTCACACGGGATTTGAATTGTCTTCCAagatttttaaacttttaaatgaGTGGGGAATTGAAAAGAAGATTATGACTCTTACACTGGATAATGTATCTGCTAATGATACATGTCAAGATCATTTGAAAA ATGGATTAAAATTTGCTCATGATGTATTGGATAAGATTAGGAAAAGTGTGAAATATGTAAGGGGATCTGAAAGTAGAATGATAAGGTTTAAAGAATGTGTTTCTGCGATTCCTGATTTGAATTTTACAAGTGGGTTGCATCTAGATGTTACTACTCGATGGAATTCTACGTACATTATGCTCGAAAGTGCTATCAAGTGTCGGAAGGCCTTTGAGTATTTGAAGGCAACTGATCATGCTTATAAGTATTGTCTTTCGGTTGATGAATGCGGGAGAGCTGAAAGGATATGTGAATTTTTATACCCTTTTTATGAAACTACTAATTTGATTTCTGGTACATCTTACCCAACTTCGAATTTGTATTTTCTACAAGTCTATCATATTCAATGTGTTTTGATGGAAAGTTTGAGAAGTGAAGATGAGCTTCTAAGGAGCATGGGAGAAAAGATGATGAACAAATTTAAGAAGTATTGGGAAAAGTATAGTGTCATTCTTGCATTTGGTGCTATTCTTGATCCTTAA